A part of Haloarchaeobius sp. HME9146 genomic DNA contains:
- a CDS encoding iron-containing alcohol dehydrogenase family protein: protein MHEFSPPPKTYSGRGSVDTLSAVGDRRSVERPVVVTDEGVAAAGIAATVADTLPGDPPVVDAVTPNPAFETVEHIAEALAEYEADLVVGVGGGSVMDAAKAACALPAFGDDLTELRAADPTQPRSREGRPLVLVPTTAGTGTETGHWAVLSDHEADEKVSVGHPVLRADATVLDPALTDDCPSYVTASSGFDVLTHAVESLVATGASPLTTPYSRRAFALAERALPRAVRGDDPAARDDMLHASYLAGLAMNNAGLGAVHGLSHAIGGVYDTPHGHTNAKLLPAVVRRSARDPAARSAFATLAPEAREPGAALASHLEALRSQVGLDDPLPNAPERWEWDAVVERAAGNVNTETSPVSFSKEELRDVCLENL, encoded by the coding sequence ATGCACGAGTTCAGTCCACCCCCGAAGACGTACAGCGGTCGCGGGAGCGTAGACACACTGTCAGCGGTCGGTGACCGCCGGAGTGTCGAACGCCCGGTCGTCGTGACGGACGAAGGAGTCGCGGCGGCTGGTATCGCAGCGACCGTTGCGGACACCCTGCCGGGCGACCCCCCGGTCGTCGACGCGGTGACGCCGAATCCGGCGTTCGAGACGGTCGAACACATCGCCGAGGCGCTCGCCGAGTACGAGGCCGACCTGGTCGTGGGTGTCGGCGGCGGGAGCGTCATGGACGCCGCGAAGGCCGCCTGCGCACTCCCGGCGTTCGGCGACGACCTGACCGAACTGCGCGCAGCCGACCCGACACAGCCACGGTCCCGCGAGGGCCGACCGCTGGTCCTCGTCCCGACCACCGCGGGCACCGGCACCGAGACCGGGCACTGGGCGGTCCTCTCCGACCACGAGGCGGACGAGAAGGTGAGTGTCGGGCACCCGGTGCTGCGGGCCGACGCCACCGTCCTCGACCCGGCACTCACCGACGACTGTCCGTCGTACGTCACCGCGTCGAGTGGGTTCGACGTGCTCACCCACGCCGTCGAGTCGCTCGTCGCGACGGGTGCCTCGCCGCTGACGACGCCGTACTCCCGGCGTGCCTTCGCGCTGGCCGAGCGGGCGCTCCCCCGGGCGGTCCGCGGCGACGACCCGGCAGCCCGTGACGACATGCTGCACGCCAGCTATCTGGCCGGGCTCGCGATGAACAACGCCGGCCTCGGCGCAGTCCACGGGCTCAGCCACGCCATCGGCGGCGTCTACGACACGCCCCACGGCCACACGAACGCGAAGTTGCTGCCAGCGGTGGTCCGACGGTCGGCTCGGGACCCGGCGGCCAGAAGCGCCTTCGCGACCCTCGCGCCCGAAGCCCGCGAGCCCGGCGCGGCACTGGCGAGTCACCTCGAAGCACTCCGGTCACAGGTCGGGCTCGACGACCCGCTGCCGAACGCGCCCGAGCGATGGGAGTGGGACGCGGTCGTCGAGCGTGCTGCGGGGAACGTGAACACCGAGACGAGTCCGGTCTCGTTCTCGAAAGAAGAGCTGCGCGACGTCTGTCTCGAGAACCTCTGA
- a CDS encoding luciferase family protein, with protein sequence MSDAAAKHDSFEFVTAISAEVSTWPAVTDSDHRDGGREFHVGTTEIGHVHRSGLVDVQYRLQLRDAVIADGLTAPHTLAPRSGWTSFRITDAGDVDQALTLLRVSYIDTLLVRSHTHICRAALDELDVDDELDALPELTRNELEGLYSELLA encoded by the coding sequence ATGAGTGATGCTGCCGCGAAACACGATTCCTTCGAGTTCGTCACCGCGATCAGTGCCGAGGTGAGCACGTGGCCGGCCGTGACGGACAGTGACCACCGCGACGGCGGGCGCGAGTTCCACGTCGGTACCACCGAAATCGGCCACGTCCACCGGTCCGGGCTCGTCGACGTCCAGTACCGGCTCCAGCTGCGCGACGCGGTCATCGCCGACGGGTTGACCGCGCCACACACGCTCGCGCCGCGCTCGGGCTGGACGTCGTTCCGCATCACCGATGCTGGCGACGTGGACCAGGCGCTCACGCTGCTCCGGGTCTCCTACATCGATACACTTCTCGTGCGCTCGCACACTCACATCTGCCGGGCCGCCCTCGACGAACTCGACGTCGACGACGAGCTCGACGCCCTCCCCGAACTGACCCGGAACGAGCTCGAAGGGCTGTACTCCGAGCTGCTGGCCTGA
- a CDS encoding DMT family transporter: protein MSGIAYALFAAVLFGVYLFVVKRYFSAYPVSVYLSWVYVAAVVWYLPIAFATTDGVPVPTDPVAFGATVAVSLGVVVALVVFFRALAIGEVSYVAPISKVVPAFVLPIEVLLLQERLTPMQVAGVVVVTVGLYLVNYEPGELLTPLRRAVTARPAQLALVSAATFGVVDVGKRVLLQELAVTPTEFVVVMLVTILVSVVPLAGRKLDLAAAADDWWKFVAVGAVIAGGQHVIAISFTTLPASVASPIVNAQAVVAVLLGGVLLDEPQFRIRLVAASVAIAGVALITLG from the coding sequence GTGAGTGGAATCGCGTACGCGCTGTTCGCCGCCGTCCTCTTCGGGGTCTACCTGTTCGTCGTGAAACGGTACTTCAGCGCGTACCCGGTCTCGGTGTACCTCTCGTGGGTGTACGTCGCGGCCGTCGTCTGGTATCTGCCGATCGCGTTCGCGACCACCGACGGGGTGCCGGTCCCGACAGACCCGGTCGCGTTCGGAGCGACCGTCGCCGTCTCCCTCGGGGTTGTCGTCGCGTTGGTTGTATTCTTCCGGGCGCTAGCCATCGGTGAGGTGAGCTACGTCGCCCCAATCAGCAAGGTCGTCCCCGCGTTCGTCCTGCCCATCGAGGTCCTCCTCCTCCAGGAACGCCTCACACCCATGCAGGTCGCCGGCGTGGTCGTCGTCACCGTCGGCCTGTACCTCGTCAACTACGAACCCGGCGAGTTACTGACGCCGCTTCGGCGCGCGGTGACCGCCCGCCCCGCCCAGCTCGCGCTCGTGAGTGCGGCCACCTTCGGCGTCGTCGACGTCGGCAAGCGGGTCCTGCTGCAGGAACTCGCGGTCACGCCGACCGAGTTCGTCGTCGTGATGTTGGTCACCATCCTCGTCTCGGTCGTCCCCCTCGCAGGTCGGAAACTCGACCTCGCGGCGGCCGCCGACGACTGGTGGAAGTTCGTCGCCGTCGGCGCGGTCATCGCCGGCGGCCAGCACGTCATCGCCATCTCCTTCACCACGCTCCCCGCCAGCGTCGCCTCGCCCATCGTGAACGCACAGGCCGTGGTCGCGGTGCTCCTCGGCGGTGTCCTGCTCGACGAACCGCAGTTCAGAATCAGACTGGTCGCCGCCAGCGTCGCCATCGCGGGCGTCGCCCTCATCACGCTCGGCTGA
- a CDS encoding 50S ribosomal protein L15e: MTKSFYSHIKEAWQDPDDGKLAELQWQRKQQWRKEGAIERVERPTRLDKARELGYKAKQGVVVARVSVRKGGARKTRHKAGRRSKRQGVNRLGRNKNIQRIAEERASRKYVNLRVLNSYWVGEDGSQKWHEVILVDPEHPAIQNDDDLNWICDDSHKNRAFRGLTSAGVQNRGLTFKGKGTEHTRPSTNAGRKRGN; this comes from the coding sequence ATGACAAAGAGCTTCTATTCCCACATCAAGGAAGCGTGGCAGGACCCGGACGACGGCAAACTCGCCGAACTCCAGTGGCAGCGAAAGCAGCAGTGGCGCAAGGAAGGCGCAATCGAGCGCGTCGAGCGCCCGACCCGCCTCGACAAGGCCCGCGAGCTCGGCTACAAGGCCAAGCAGGGCGTCGTCGTCGCGCGTGTCTCCGTCCGCAAGGGTGGCGCACGCAAGACCCGACACAAGGCCGGTCGCCGTTCGAAGCGCCAGGGTGTCAACCGACTCGGTCGGAACAAGAACATCCAGCGCATCGCCGAGGAGCGAGCGTCGCGCAAGTACGTCAACCTCCGCGTGCTCAACTCCTACTGGGTCGGTGAGGACGGCTCGCAGAAGTGGCACGAAGTGATTCTCGTGGACCCCGAGCACCCCGCCATCCAGAACGACGACGACCTCAACTGGATCTGCGACGACAGCCACAAGAACCGCGCGTTCCGTGGCCTCACGAGCGCCGGTGTCCAGAACCGTGGCCTGACGTTCAAGGGCAAGGGTACCGAGCACACCCGCCCGTCCACGAACGCCGGCCGCAAGCGCGGTAACTAA
- a CDS encoding MFS transporter — protein sequence MTTRRDRIVLASVVFVVLLAQVLLYPGIDTLVAVFDGGTALQAGMWFLAAEFAAFVAFAGVWGAASDAAGRRVPFVVAGTIGGGLGYALLAVVPAVTTVPFWAVLVLRVLQGAATIGAFSLAMTMLMDLDGGHGRNMGAAGIAIGSGTALGAPLGGQLYELSPLAPVAAASVLMFGVAVLATVALTDRRVGPLANESASTIWRAVAGVRETPILLVPYVFGFIDRLTAGFFALVGTLYFRDVFELSPGATGLMLALFFAPFALLQYPFGIASDRYGRVIPVVAGSVLYGVAIVAVGLAPTVQLAGAAMVAVGVVGALMSPATMALVTDFARDTERGVAMAGFNAFGSTGFLAGILVGGTVASRFGYEAAFLTAGGVEILIAAVTVPVFIRLRTRRERPAAAGR from the coding sequence GTGACCACCCGCCGCGACCGAATCGTCCTCGCGAGCGTCGTCTTCGTCGTGCTGCTCGCGCAGGTCCTGCTGTACCCCGGCATCGACACGCTGGTCGCCGTCTTCGACGGCGGCACGGCGCTCCAGGCCGGGATGTGGTTCCTCGCCGCCGAGTTCGCGGCGTTCGTGGCGTTCGCCGGCGTCTGGGGGGCCGCCAGTGATGCGGCCGGCAGGCGCGTCCCCTTCGTCGTCGCCGGGACCATCGGCGGCGGCCTCGGCTACGCCCTGCTCGCAGTCGTCCCTGCCGTGACGACCGTCCCGTTCTGGGCGGTCCTCGTGCTTCGCGTCCTCCAGGGCGCGGCCACCATCGGCGCGTTCTCGCTCGCGATGACGATGCTGATGGACCTAGATGGCGGGCACGGCCGGAACATGGGCGCGGCCGGCATCGCCATCGGCTCCGGGACCGCCCTCGGCGCCCCCCTCGGCGGGCAACTGTACGAGCTCTCACCGCTAGCCCCGGTCGCCGCCGCCAGTGTCCTCATGTTCGGTGTCGCGGTGCTGGCGACCGTCGCCCTCACCGACCGTCGGGTCGGCCCCCTGGCGAACGAGTCGGCCTCGACCATCTGGCGGGCCGTCGCGGGCGTGCGCGAGACGCCGATACTGCTCGTGCCCTACGTCTTCGGCTTCATCGACCGCCTGACCGCCGGCTTCTTCGCGCTCGTCGGCACCCTCTACTTCCGGGACGTGTTCGAACTCAGTCCCGGGGCGACCGGGCTGATGCTCGCGCTCTTCTTCGCCCCCTTCGCGCTCCTCCAGTACCCCTTCGGCATCGCCTCGGACAGGTACGGCCGGGTGATTCCGGTCGTCGCCGGGTCGGTGCTCTACGGCGTCGCCATCGTCGCGGTCGGCCTCGCCCCGACGGTCCAGCTGGCGGGTGCCGCCATGGTCGCCGTCGGTGTGGTCGGGGCGCTCATGTCGCCGGCGACGATGGCGCTCGTCACCGACTTCGCGCGCGACACCGAGCGCGGCGTGGCGATGGCCGGCTTCAACGCGTTCGGCAGCACCGGGTTCCTCGCCGGCATCCTCGTCGGCGGCACGGTCGCCAGCCGCTTCGGCTACGAGGCCGCGTTCCTCACCGCCGGCGGGGTCGAGATACTCATCGCCGCGGTGACCGTCCCGGTCTTCATCCGGCTGCGAACCCGACGGGAGCGGCCCGCCGCGGCGGGTCGGTGA
- a CDS encoding MBL fold metallo-hydrolase, translated as MTTELVEGVWQIPCRGVSAYLLEDGADLVLVDAGTPWDAGRIRAGVLDSGHVLGDVDRVVITHYDLDHVGALAKLAPDLDAVVVAGEHTASVLRGDRQPDAPGFKGFLTRHLMRRLITLPDLPVEAVPDGEQRGSFTAFATPGHTPGHTCYVSSKLGVGLLGDLAQGTDDGTLDRMTSFVDADREQAGESIRSFAERAPAFEVACMGHGEPLRDQGDEQLRRLAARL; from the coding sequence ATGACAACCGAACTCGTCGAGGGCGTCTGGCAGATACCCTGTCGCGGCGTGAGTGCCTACCTCCTCGAAGACGGTGCCGACCTCGTGCTCGTCGACGCCGGGACGCCCTGGGACGCGGGGCGCATCCGGGCGGGCGTGCTCGATTCGGGCCACGTCCTCGGCGACGTGGACCGCGTCGTCATCACGCACTACGACCTCGACCACGTCGGCGCGCTCGCGAAGCTGGCACCCGACCTCGACGCGGTGGTCGTCGCGGGCGAACACACCGCCAGCGTCCTCCGGGGCGACCGCCAGCCCGACGCGCCCGGGTTCAAGGGGTTCCTGACGCGCCACCTGATGCGCCGCCTCATCACGCTCCCGGACCTGCCGGTCGAAGCGGTCCCCGACGGCGAGCAGAGGGGCAGTTTCACCGCGTTCGCGACGCCGGGGCACACGCCGGGCCACACCTGCTACGTCAGTTCGAAGCTCGGTGTCGGCCTCCTCGGCGACCTCGCGCAGGGAACCGACGACGGCACCCTCGACCGGATGACCAGTTTCGTCGACGCCGACCGCGAGCAGGCGGGCGAGAGCATCCGGTCCTTCGCCGAGCGAGCACCTGCCTTTGAGGTGGCGTGTATGGGCCACGGCGAGCCGCTTCGCGACCAGGGCGACGAGCAGCTCCGCCGACTCGCGGCCCGGCTCTGA